The following nucleotide sequence is from Basilea psittacipulmonis DSM 24701.
GAATATAAATACGTCCCGTACTTGAACGTTCCTGCATCATCAAAGAAAACAATTCTACCGCTCTTACCGTGCGTTTTTGGATCGAATCATCTTGTTCATACTGTTTGTACAATGTTTCAAAACGATTTTGGTCCTCAAAGAACGCATCATATAAACCTGGTACATCAGAGGGAGAGAATAAGGTAATGTTCTCGTCTTTAATCAAACGTTGGTAAAGCAAACGATTAATCTGCACACCGTAATCCAAATGACGAACACGGTTTTCTTCCACGCCACGGTTATTCTTCAATACCAGCAAAGATTCTACTTCCAAGTGCCACAAAGGATAGAACAAAGTAGCTGCCCCACCTCTAACCCCGCCTTGGGAGCAACATTTCACCGCTGCTTGGAATAGTTTATAAAAAGGAATACATCCTGTATGACGGGCTTCACCCCCGCGAATCGCACTACCTACCGCACGGATACGACCCGCATTCACGCCAATTCCCGCACGCTGTGAAACATAACGTACAATCGATGAAGTGGTGGCATTTATCGAATTTAAACTATCATCACACTCAATCAACACACAAGAACTAAACTGACGAGTCGGTGTTCTCACCCCCGCCATAATCGGGGTCGGTAATGAAATCTTAAACGTTGAAATGGCATCATAAAAGCCTTTCACATAGTGCATACGCTTATCTTTCGGATAACGCGAGAATAAGCACAAAGCCACTAAAATATATAAAAACTGTGGGCTTTCGTAAATATCGCCATTTACTCGGTTTTGGACCAAATACTTACCCTCTAACTGCTTCACCGCTGCGTAAGAGAAGTTCATGTCACGATCATGAACGATATAACTATCGGCCTCATCTAATTCTTCACGCGTGTAATCTTGCAAAATGTGAGCATCATACTTACCCAAACCCACCATACGCTCAACATGGTCAACAAGTTTAGGCGGTTCATACTGACCAAATGCAATCTTTCTCAAATGAAAAATCGCTAAACGAGCCGCCAAATACTGATAATCTGGTGAATCTGTGGAAATCAAATCAGCCGCTGCTTTAATCAAGGTTTCGTGAATATCATCTGTACGAATACCGTTATAGAACTGAATATGAGACTTTAATTCTACCTGTGAAACTGAAACATTCTGCAGGCCATCTGCTGCCCACGTCACCACTCGATGTATCTTATCTAAATTCAGCGGTTCTTGCCGTCCATCACGTTTCGTTACCAGTAAATTTTGATTCATTTTTTGCCTTAAATTCAAACTATTACAGAGATTTCAACCAAACATTCAGCTACGTTTTTTAGATTTTTTCAGGATCCGTATGCTGTTTAAAT
It contains:
- the nrdA gene encoding class 1a ribonucleoside-diphosphate reductase subunit alpha, which produces MNQNLLVTKRDGRQEPLNLDKIHRVVTWAADGLQNVSVSQVELKSHIQFYNGIRTDDIHETLIKAAADLISTDSPDYQYLAARLAIFHLRKIAFGQYEPPKLVDHVERMVGLGKYDAHILQDYTREELDEADSYIVHDRDMNFSYAAVKQLEGKYLVQNRVNGDIYESPQFLYILVALCLFSRYPKDKRMHYVKGFYDAISTFKISLPTPIMAGVRTPTRQFSSCVLIECDDSLNSINATTSSIVRYVSQRAGIGVNAGRIRAVGSAIRGGEARHTGCIPFYKLFQAAVKCCSQGGVRGGAATLFYPLWHLEVESLLVLKNNRGVEENRVRHLDYGVQINRLLYQRLIKDENITLFSPSDVPGLYDAFFEDQNRFETLYKQYEQDDSIQKRTVRAVELFSLMMQERSSTGRIYIQNVDHCNTHSPFNPEFAPIRQSNLCLEIALPTKPLDDINDEKGEIALCTLSAFNLGSIQDLSEMEELADLMVRALDALLDYQDYPIKAARIATEKRRSLGIGVINFAYYLAKHGYKYSDGSGNALTHRTFEAIQYYLLKASMNLSKEFGPCKAFHETRYAQGILPIDNYKKDVDNICQEPLHLDWETLRVEIQTHGLRNSTLTALMPSETSSQISNATNGIEPPRGLVSVKASKDGILKQVVPDYELLKDKYELLWDMPSNKGYLELVGIMQKFVDQSISANTNYDPARYPTGKVPMKELLKDLLLAYKLGVKTLYYQNTRDGANDTQTDMIKPEAEDDCAGGACKI